The following coding sequences are from one Xiphias gladius isolate SHS-SW01 ecotype Sanya breed wild chromosome 14, ASM1685928v1, whole genome shotgun sequence window:
- the clcn2a gene encoding chloride channel protein 2a isoform X1: MHLLCILCLWHLHVYVHLLGFVCLCVCLTLFGQNELRNTEMLSAACAVGVGCCFAAPIGGVLFSIEVTSTFFAVRNYWRGFFAATFSAFIFRVLAVWNQEEETITALFKTRFRLDFPFDLQELPAFAILGIACGFGGALFVYLNRLIVECMRKQKTINKFLLRNPSLPVRRLVYPALVTLLVSTLTFPPGFGQFMAGQLTQHESLVALFDNRTWCRQGVAEEFDYISHHHAWKHPQVNVFITLILFIIMKFWMSAVATTMPVPCGAFMPVFLIGAAFGRLVGEIMAAMFPDGIHADGSVYPIVPGGYAVVGAAALSGAVTHTVSTAVIVFELTGQISHILPVMIAVILANAVAQALQPSLYDSIIRIKKLPYLPELGMGHHEKYNIRVEDIMVRDVRYITLNSSYRDLQEMLLTGQLKTLALVESRDSMILLGSIERLQLQSLLSHQLGRQRRLEYLRQLAQDNGTHDHLPSLTTDSTPSSPCAHTHINASTSARQGVRFLISTEESSSFSPVVTNVQLPLKSALKTVSAISDTETPNSSQTLSSAEQDKELLESPAGPAPPEKRKPKPKRVRISMADSTEVEDCMTPSEIAEWEEQQLDEPVDFKNCKIDPAPFQLVEQTSLHKTHTIFSLLGLDHAYVTSMGRLVGVVSLKELRKAIEGSVTVTGVKVRPPLASFRDSGNSTNVSEVTELHKLCIRHRGLSLPREPNLPDVEDQPDLPYKEIPINFSDQTNLQFETSPSDITNQSSELVLQESPSFTEDQSEFTFDCSPSHTEESELACDYDPPTQTPESDETEQEQGRPSLNKDQSEPAGEGSPANIEDQSE, from the exons ATGCAtctgttgtgtattttgtgtttgtggcaTTTGCATGTATATGTACACTTGTTGggatttgtgtgtctgtgtgtgtgtctgactctGTTCGGACAGAACGAGTTGAGGAACACAGAGATGCTGTCGGCTGCGTGTGCAGTGGGTGTGggctgctgctttgctgcccCTATTGGAG GGGTGCTGTTTAGTATTGAGGTAACTTCAACATTTTTTGCGGTGAGGAACTACTGGAGGGGCTTCTTTGCTGCCACCTTCAGTGCCTTCATATTCAGAGTCCTGGCAGTGTGGAATCAGGAGGAAG agACCATCACTGCTCTCTTTAAGACCCGTTTCCGTCTGGACTTCCCATTTGACCTTCAGGAGCTGCCAGCATTCGCCATCCTCGG GATTGCCTGTGGTTTTGGTGGCGCTCTGTTTGTCTACCTGAACCGGCTGATTGTAGAGTGCATGAGGAAACAGAAGACTATAAACAAGTTCTTGCTGAGGAA tccctctcttcctgtcagGCGTCTGGTGTACCCTGCTCTCGTCACCCTGCTGGTCTCCACTCTCACGTTCCCTCCGGGCTTTGGGCAGTTCATGGCTGGACAG CTGACACAGCATGAGTCTCTGGTCGCGCTGTTCGACAACCGTACGTGGTGCCGCCAGGGCGTGGCCGAGGAGTTTGACTACATCAGCCACCACCATGCCTGGAAACACCCCCAGGTCAACGTCTTCATCACactcatcctcttcatcattATGAAG TTCTGGATGTCTGCTGTGGCCACCACCATGCCTGTTCCATGTGGGGCCTTCATGCCAGTTTTCCTTATTG GTGCAGCATTTGGCAGACTCGTTGGAGAGATCATGGCAGCCATGTTTCCTGATGGCATACATGCTGATGGCAGTGTGTATCCCATAGTTCCTGGTGGCTATGCTGTAGTTG GTGCTGCAGCATTGTCTGGCGCAGTCACTCACACTGTATCCACAGCGGTCATAGTGTTTGAGCTGACCGGTCAGATCTCTCACATCCTGCCTGTGATGATTGCCGTCATCCTGGCCAATGCAGTGGCCCAGGCGCTCCAACCATCTCTCTACGACTCCATCATCCGCATCAAGAAACTTCCTTATCTGCCTGAGCTGGGCATGGGACATCACGA GAAGTATAATATCCGTGTGGAGGACATCATGGTCAGGGATGTGCGCTACATCACTCTTAACTCTTCCTATCGGGACCTGCAGGAGATGCTGCTGACTGGTCAGCTCAAAACACTGGCCCTGGTGGAATCCAGAG ACTCTATGATCCTCCTGGGCTCCATAGAACGATTGCAGCTCCAGTCTCTGCTCTCTCATCAGCTGGGGCGCCAGCGGAGGCTGGAGTACCTCCGCCAGCTTGCCCAGGACAACGGCACCCACGATCACCTGCCTAGCCTGACCACTGACAGCACCCCCAGCTCGCCCTGTGCCCACACCCACATCAACGCCTCGACCAGCGCTCGCCAAGGGGTCCGCTTCCTG ATCTCCACAGAGGAGTCTTCCTCCTTCAGCCCTGTGGTCACCAATGTTCAGCTTCCTCTGAAATCTGCCTTGAAAACTGTGTCTGCCATCAGCGACACAGAGACGCCAAATA GCTCTCAGACGCTCTCCAGTGCTGAACAAGacaaggagctgctggag AGCCCGGCTGGGCCGGCtcctcctgaaaaaagaaagcccAAGCCCAAACGAGTGAGGATCTCCATGGCG gaCTCTACTGAAGTGGAAGATTGCATGACACCATCAGAG ATAGCAGAGTGGGAGGAGCAGCAGCTCGATGAACCGGTGGATTTCAAGAACTGCAAGATTGATCCTGCGCCCTTCCAGCTGGTGGAGCAGACATCTCTACATAAG acTCACACTATCTTCTCTCTGCTGGGTCTGGATCACGCCTATGTGACCAGCATGGGACGTCTGGTTGGAGTGGTCTCGCTCAAAGag TTGCGTAAGGCCATCGAGGGCTCAGTGACAGTGACTGGAGTGAAAGTGCGCCCTCCTCTGGCCAGTTTCCGTGACAGTGGGAACAGCACAAACGTATCCGAGGTAACTGAACTACACAAGCTGTGCATCCGTCACAGGGGGCTCTCGTTGCCACGGGAACCCAACCTTCCTGACGTGGAGGACCAGCCTGATCTCCCATACAAAGAGATCCCTATCAACTTCTCGGACCAAACCAATTTGCAGTTTGAAACCAGCCCCAGTGACATCACAAATCAGTCGTCGGAGTTGGTGCTCCAGGAAAGCCCCTCGTTCACCGAGGACCAATCAGAGTTTACTTTTGACTGCAGTCCCTCCCACACTGAGGAATCAGAGCTGGCCTGTGACTATGACCCCCCCACCCAAACTCCTGAGTCGGATGAAACAGAGCAAGAACAGGGCCGTCCATCTCTAAACAAGGACCAATCAGAACCTGCGGGAGAGGGTAGCCCCGCCAACATTGAGGATCAATCAGAATGA
- the fam131a gene encoding protein FAM131A isoform X3 produces MIPKSGKSPADSRKTVSIHEFAALARSSLNGISQAVRDHVTKPTSLAQGRVAHLIEWKGWPKPAGPPPAAHSHFSSYCHLTEGEKEARFAAGVAEQFAIAEAKLRAWASMDDDEEDSNDEDSHSSGQTHTFSSQSSDAARSTPITGAPCQPEGDGGEAPSSDSPLDSSSSSGSLLCGRPASDHDPHSSQTNSPTLPSDCMSPFLEEERLGDHGEQLAPLQEQRSEVCVHHKPEWRPPGRSSRFDSCYSTSHSESPGEEEEEEEDEEEEGSVFHEVRVWHCSPRSFFSDRASSGVASFDEEEEREEVEEKKEEKEYLM; encoded by the exons ATGATTCCAAAGTCAGGCAAATCTCCAGCAGACTCACGGAAAACTGTCAGCATCCATGAGTTTGCAGCACTTGCCAGATCCTCCCTAAATG GGATCTCGCAGGCAGTGAGGGACCATGTGACAAAGCCCACGTCCCTGGCTCAGGGACGTGTCGCCCACCTCATAGAGTGGAAAGGTTGGCCCAAACCTGCGGGCCCTCCACCGGCCGCCCACTCCCACTTCAGCTCCTACTGCCATCTgactgaaggagagaaggaggccCGGTTTGCCGCAG GAGTAGCTGAGCAGTTTGCCATTGCTGAGGCTAAGCTGCGTGCCTGGGCATCTATGGACGACGACGAGGAAGACTCCAACGACGAAGACTCGCACAGCAGCGGACAGACTCACACCTTCTCCAGCCAGAGTTCAG ACGCCGCCAGGTCCACTCCTATCACCGGAGCGCCATGCCAGCCTGAGGGTGACGGCGGTGAGGCGCCGAGCTCCGACAGTCCCCTagactccagcagcagcagcggcagcctGCTCTGTGGTAGGCCTGCATCTGACCATGACCCACATTCATCCCAGACCAATTCACCTACTTTACCGAGCGACTGCATGAGTCCCttcctggaggaggagaggctgggTGATCATGGGGAGCAGCTGGCCCCTTTGCAGGAGCAGCGCAGTGAGGTCTGCGTTCACCACAAGCCTGAGTGGAGGCCTCCGGGCCGGAGCAGCAGGTTCGACTCCTGCTACTCCACCTCTCACTCCGAGTCTCccggagaggaggaggaggaggaggaggacgaggaggaggaaggcagcGTGTTTCATGAGGTTCGGGTGTGGCACTGCAGCCCGAGGAGTTTCTTCTCCGACCGGGCTTCTTCCGGAGTGGCCTCCTtcgatgaggaggaggagagggaagaagtagaggagaagaaggaggaaaaagagtATTTGATGTGA
- the LOC120798509 gene encoding zona pellucida sperm-binding protein 4-like codes for MELFKCLFGVVLVFVSACDVTAQPYWTLPLQKHQPPLPSRLPQQPLKVPPPSAPSDKCQVGESEKIQCGTSDIAAEQCESINCCFDGQQCYYGKAVTVQCTRDGQFVVVVAQAATLPHISVDSVSLLETNNPSCTPVGVTSAFAIFQFPVTACGTTIKEEDGYVVYENHMSSSYEVGIGPRGSITRDSHFELLFQCRYSGATVEALVMEVNAVPPPVPVAAAGPLRAELRLGNGQCHSKGCVEEEAAYSSFYTPANYPITKMLREPVYVEVRILERSDPNIILTLEHCWATSTPNPHSLPQWDLLVDGCPYHDDRYITTVVPVDGSSGLPYPSHYKRFIIKLFTFVDQTTFTSQKDMVFIHCATAVCYPSRTNSCEQPCHRQRRAVAAVRKVSSNQRALVSSREVILIEQKTTSAPNTKSK; via the exons ATGGAGCTTTTCAAGTGTCTGTTTGGTGTGGTGCTAGTTTTTGTTTCAGCTTGTGATGTTACTGCCCAGCCTTACTGGACGCTGCCTCTGCAGAAACATCaacctcctcttccttctcgGCTGCCTCAGCAACCGTTGAAGGTTCCTCCACCTTCAGCTCCCTCTGATAAGTGCCAGGTGGGGGAGAGTGAGAAGATCCAGTGTGGGACTTCAGATATCGCAGCCGAGCAGTGTGAGAGCATAAACTGCTGCTTTGATGGGCAGCAGTGCTACTACGGGAAAGCAG TGACTGTGCAGTGTACCAGGGATGGCcagtttgtggtggtggtggctcAAGCTGCCACTCTGCCCCACATATCTGTGGATTCAGTCAGCCTGCTGGAAACTAACAACCCCTCTTGTACCCCTGTTGGTGTCACCTCTGCCTTTGCCATCTTTCAGTTCCCTGTGACTGCATGTGGTACTACAATCAAG GAGGAAGATGGTTATGTGGTGTACGAGAACCACATGTCGTCTTCATATGAAGTGGGAATTGGCCCCAGAGGATCAATCACCAGGGACAGTCATTTTGA GTTGCTGTTCCAGTGTAGATACTCTGGTGCTACTGTGGAGGCTCTTGTCATGGAGGTGAACGCAGTTCCACCTCCTGTGCCAGTCGCAGCTGCAGGACCCCTCAGAGCAGAGCTCAGACTGGGCAACGGACAGTGTCACTCAAAGGGATGTGTGGAGG AAGAGGCAGCGTATAGCTCCTTCTACACTCCAGCAAACTATCCCATCACTAAAATGCTGAGGGAGCCTGTGTATGTTGAGGTGCGAATCCTGGAGAGGTCTGATCCAAACATTATCTTGACCCTGGAGCACTGCTGGGCCACCTCCACCCCTAACCCTCACAGCCTGCCACAATGGGACCTTCTGGTTGATGG TTGTCCCTACCATGATGACCGTTACATAACAACAGTGGTGCCTGTGGATGGCTCCTCTGGGCTTCCTTACCCATCACACTACAAACGTTTCATCATCAAGCTGTTCACATTTGTGGATCAAACCACCTTTACCTCTCAGAAGGACATG GTCTTCATCCACTGTGCTACAGCAGTGTGTTATCCCAGCAGAACAAACTCTTGTGAACAGCCATGCCACCGGCAAC ggaGAGCAGTGGCTGCAGTGAGGAAAGTGTCCTCAAACCAGAGGGCTCTAGTCTCAAGCAGAGAGGTGATCCTGATTGAACAGAAGACTACATCTGCTCCCAACACCAAATCAAAATGA
- the fam131a gene encoding protein FAM131A isoform X2, translating into MAMMRLRSRSRERRERQMEQEVKFEESEMIPKSGKSPADSRKTVSIHEFAALARSSLNGISQAVRDHVTKPTSLAQGRVAHLIEWKGWPKPAGPPPAAHSHFSSYCHLTEGEKEARFAAGVAEQFAIAEAKLRAWASMDDDEEDSNDEDSHSSGQTHTFSSQSSDAARSTPITGAPCQPEGDGGEAPSSDSPLDSSSSSGSLLCGRPASDHDPHSSQTNSPTLPSDCMSPFLEEERLGDHGEQLAPLQEQRSEVCVHHKPEWRPPGRSSRFDSCYSTSHSESPGEEEEEEEDEEEEGSVFHEVRVWHCSPRSFFSDRASSGVASFDEEEEREEVEEKKEEKEYLM; encoded by the exons ATGGCCATGATGAGGCTGAGGTCGAGGAGtagggagagaagggagagacaAATGGAGCAAGAG GTGAAATTTGAGGAGAGTGAAATGATTCCAAAGTCAGGCAAATCTCCAGCAGACTCACGGAAAACTGTCAGCATCCATGAGTTTGCAGCACTTGCCAGATCCTCCCTAAATG GGATCTCGCAGGCAGTGAGGGACCATGTGACAAAGCCCACGTCCCTGGCTCAGGGACGTGTCGCCCACCTCATAGAGTGGAAAGGTTGGCCCAAACCTGCGGGCCCTCCACCGGCCGCCCACTCCCACTTCAGCTCCTACTGCCATCTgactgaaggagagaaggaggccCGGTTTGCCGCAG GAGTAGCTGAGCAGTTTGCCATTGCTGAGGCTAAGCTGCGTGCCTGGGCATCTATGGACGACGACGAGGAAGACTCCAACGACGAAGACTCGCACAGCAGCGGACAGACTCACACCTTCTCCAGCCAGAGTTCAG ACGCCGCCAGGTCCACTCCTATCACCGGAGCGCCATGCCAGCCTGAGGGTGACGGCGGTGAGGCGCCGAGCTCCGACAGTCCCCTagactccagcagcagcagcggcagcctGCTCTGTGGTAGGCCTGCATCTGACCATGACCCACATTCATCCCAGACCAATTCACCTACTTTACCGAGCGACTGCATGAGTCCCttcctggaggaggagaggctgggTGATCATGGGGAGCAGCTGGCCCCTTTGCAGGAGCAGCGCAGTGAGGTCTGCGTTCACCACAAGCCTGAGTGGAGGCCTCCGGGCCGGAGCAGCAGGTTCGACTCCTGCTACTCCACCTCTCACTCCGAGTCTCccggagaggaggaggaggaggaggaggacgaggaggaggaaggcagcGTGTTTCATGAGGTTCGGGTGTGGCACTGCAGCCCGAGGAGTTTCTTCTCCGACCGGGCTTCTTCCGGAGTGGCCTCCTtcgatgaggaggaggagagggaagaagtagaggagaagaaggaggaaaaagagtATTTGATGTGA
- the fam131a gene encoding protein FAM131A isoform X1, with amino-acid sequence MLHMRCVYRLLGMRDICRGDISQVKFEESEMIPKSGKSPADSRKTVSIHEFAALARSSLNGISQAVRDHVTKPTSLAQGRVAHLIEWKGWPKPAGPPPAAHSHFSSYCHLTEGEKEARFAAGVAEQFAIAEAKLRAWASMDDDEEDSNDEDSHSSGQTHTFSSQSSDAARSTPITGAPCQPEGDGGEAPSSDSPLDSSSSSGSLLCGRPASDHDPHSSQTNSPTLPSDCMSPFLEEERLGDHGEQLAPLQEQRSEVCVHHKPEWRPPGRSSRFDSCYSTSHSESPGEEEEEEEDEEEEGSVFHEVRVWHCSPRSFFSDRASSGVASFDEEEEREEVEEKKEEKEYLM; translated from the exons ATGCTCCACATGCGTTGTGTTTATCGTCTTTTGGGCATGAGGGACATCTGCAGAGGTGACATCTCACAG GTGAAATTTGAGGAGAGTGAAATGATTCCAAAGTCAGGCAAATCTCCAGCAGACTCACGGAAAACTGTCAGCATCCATGAGTTTGCAGCACTTGCCAGATCCTCCCTAAATG GGATCTCGCAGGCAGTGAGGGACCATGTGACAAAGCCCACGTCCCTGGCTCAGGGACGTGTCGCCCACCTCATAGAGTGGAAAGGTTGGCCCAAACCTGCGGGCCCTCCACCGGCCGCCCACTCCCACTTCAGCTCCTACTGCCATCTgactgaaggagagaaggaggccCGGTTTGCCGCAG GAGTAGCTGAGCAGTTTGCCATTGCTGAGGCTAAGCTGCGTGCCTGGGCATCTATGGACGACGACGAGGAAGACTCCAACGACGAAGACTCGCACAGCAGCGGACAGACTCACACCTTCTCCAGCCAGAGTTCAG ACGCCGCCAGGTCCACTCCTATCACCGGAGCGCCATGCCAGCCTGAGGGTGACGGCGGTGAGGCGCCGAGCTCCGACAGTCCCCTagactccagcagcagcagcggcagcctGCTCTGTGGTAGGCCTGCATCTGACCATGACCCACATTCATCCCAGACCAATTCACCTACTTTACCGAGCGACTGCATGAGTCCCttcctggaggaggagaggctgggTGATCATGGGGAGCAGCTGGCCCCTTTGCAGGAGCAGCGCAGTGAGGTCTGCGTTCACCACAAGCCTGAGTGGAGGCCTCCGGGCCGGAGCAGCAGGTTCGACTCCTGCTACTCCACCTCTCACTCCGAGTCTCccggagaggaggaggaggaggaggaggacgaggaggaggaaggcagcGTGTTTCATGAGGTTCGGGTGTGGCACTGCAGCCCGAGGAGTTTCTTCTCCGACCGGGCTTCTTCCGGAGTGGCCTCCTtcgatgaggaggaggagagggaagaagtagaggagaagaaggaggaaaaagagtATTTGATGTGA
- the clcn2a gene encoding chloride channel protein 2a isoform X2, with product MAKDKAENRTLQYQQTLMYGRYTQELGVYAKEEAARLRDGGARDGGGLRRNTSVRSRAADLLEYEKDPCAKCQLCASRCQKFLISRVGEDWIFLILLGLLMALVSWVMDYAIAFCQEAQKWMYGGLDSNMLLQYIAWVTYPVVLITFSAGFTQILAPQAVGSGIPEMKTILRGVVLKEYLTFKTFVAKVIGLTCALGSGMPLGKEGPFVHVASLCAALLSKFMAAVFGGIYMEEPFEGSKNELRNTEMLSAACAVGVGCCFAAPIGGVLFSIEVTSTFFAVRNYWRGFFAATFSAFIFRVLAVWNQEEETITALFKTRFRLDFPFDLQELPAFAILGIACGFGGALFVYLNRLIVECMRKQKTINKFLLRKRLVYPALVTLLVSTLTFPPGFGQFMAGQLTQHESLVALFDNRTWCRQGVAEEFDYISHHHAWKHPQVNVFITLILFIIMKFWMSAVATTMPVPCGAFMPVFLIGAAFGRLVGEIMAAMFPDGIHADGSVYPIVPGGYAVVGAAALSGAVTHTVSTAVIVFELTGQISHILPVMIAVILANAVAQALQPSLYDSIIRIKKLPYLPELGMGHHEKYNIRVEDIMVRDVRYITLNSSYRDLQEMLLTGQLKTLALVESRDSMILLGSIERLQLQSLLSHQLGRQRRLEYLRQLAQDNGTHDHLPSLTTDSTPSSPCAHTHINASTSARQGVRFLISTEESSSFSPVVTNVQLPLKSALKTVSAISDTETPNSSQTLSSAEQDKELLESPAGPAPPEKRKPKPKRVRISMADSTEVEDCMTPSEIAEWEEQQLDEPVDFKNCKIDPAPFQLVEQTSLHKTHTIFSLLGLDHAYVTSMGRLVGVVSLKELRKAIEGSVTVTGVKVRPPLASFRDSGNSTNVSEVTELHKLCIRHRGLSLPREPNLPDVEDQPDLPYKEIPINFSDQTNLQFETSPSDITNQSSELVLQESPSFTEDQSEFTFDCSPSHTEESELACDYDPPTQTPESDETEQEQGRPSLNKDQSEPAGEGSPANIEDQSE from the exons ATGTATGGGCGGTACACCCAGGAGCTGGGTGTGTATGCCAAGGAGGAAGCAGCCCGCCTAAGGGATGGAGGAGCGCGGGACGGCGGAGGACTGCGGCGGAACACCAGCGTGCGCAGTCGTGCTGCAGATCTGCTGGAGTATGAGAAAGACCCCTGTGCAAAGTGCCAAT TGTGTGCGTCTCGCTGCCAGAAGTTCCTGATCTCGCGGGTGGGCGAGGACTGGATCTTCCTCATTCTGCTGGGGCTGCTCATGGCTCTGGTCAGCTGGGTCATGGACTACGCCATCGCCTTCTGCCAAGAAG caCAGAAGTGGATGTATGGTGGACTGGACAGTAACATGCTTCTGCAGTACATCGCCTGGGTCACCTACCCTGTAGTGCTCATCACTTTCTCAGCAGGATTCACACAGATACTGGCACCTCAGGCTGTGG GTTCAGGTATTCCTGAGATGAAGACGATTCTGAGGGGGGTGGTCTTGAAGGAGTATCTGACTTTTAAGACGTTTGTGGCCAAAGTCATTGGCCTGACTTGTGCCCTGGGCAGTGGGATGCCCCTCGGGAAGGAG GGACCCTTCGTTCATGTTGCCAGCTTGTGTGCTGCTCTCCTTAGCAAATTCATGGCTGCTGTTTTTGGTGGGATTTACATG GAAGAGCCCTTTGAGGGAAGCAAG AACGAGTTGAGGAACACAGAGATGCTGTCGGCTGCGTGTGCAGTGGGTGTGggctgctgctttgctgcccCTATTGGAG GGGTGCTGTTTAGTATTGAGGTAACTTCAACATTTTTTGCGGTGAGGAACTACTGGAGGGGCTTCTTTGCTGCCACCTTCAGTGCCTTCATATTCAGAGTCCTGGCAGTGTGGAATCAGGAGGAAG agACCATCACTGCTCTCTTTAAGACCCGTTTCCGTCTGGACTTCCCATTTGACCTTCAGGAGCTGCCAGCATTCGCCATCCTCGG GATTGCCTGTGGTTTTGGTGGCGCTCTGTTTGTCTACCTGAACCGGCTGATTGTAGAGTGCATGAGGAAACAGAAGACTATAAACAAGTTCTTGCTGAGGAA GCGTCTGGTGTACCCTGCTCTCGTCACCCTGCTGGTCTCCACTCTCACGTTCCCTCCGGGCTTTGGGCAGTTCATGGCTGGACAG CTGACACAGCATGAGTCTCTGGTCGCGCTGTTCGACAACCGTACGTGGTGCCGCCAGGGCGTGGCCGAGGAGTTTGACTACATCAGCCACCACCATGCCTGGAAACACCCCCAGGTCAACGTCTTCATCACactcatcctcttcatcattATGAAG TTCTGGATGTCTGCTGTGGCCACCACCATGCCTGTTCCATGTGGGGCCTTCATGCCAGTTTTCCTTATTG GTGCAGCATTTGGCAGACTCGTTGGAGAGATCATGGCAGCCATGTTTCCTGATGGCATACATGCTGATGGCAGTGTGTATCCCATAGTTCCTGGTGGCTATGCTGTAGTTG GTGCTGCAGCATTGTCTGGCGCAGTCACTCACACTGTATCCACAGCGGTCATAGTGTTTGAGCTGACCGGTCAGATCTCTCACATCCTGCCTGTGATGATTGCCGTCATCCTGGCCAATGCAGTGGCCCAGGCGCTCCAACCATCTCTCTACGACTCCATCATCCGCATCAAGAAACTTCCTTATCTGCCTGAGCTGGGCATGGGACATCACGA GAAGTATAATATCCGTGTGGAGGACATCATGGTCAGGGATGTGCGCTACATCACTCTTAACTCTTCCTATCGGGACCTGCAGGAGATGCTGCTGACTGGTCAGCTCAAAACACTGGCCCTGGTGGAATCCAGAG ACTCTATGATCCTCCTGGGCTCCATAGAACGATTGCAGCTCCAGTCTCTGCTCTCTCATCAGCTGGGGCGCCAGCGGAGGCTGGAGTACCTCCGCCAGCTTGCCCAGGACAACGGCACCCACGATCACCTGCCTAGCCTGACCACTGACAGCACCCCCAGCTCGCCCTGTGCCCACACCCACATCAACGCCTCGACCAGCGCTCGCCAAGGGGTCCGCTTCCTG ATCTCCACAGAGGAGTCTTCCTCCTTCAGCCCTGTGGTCACCAATGTTCAGCTTCCTCTGAAATCTGCCTTGAAAACTGTGTCTGCCATCAGCGACACAGAGACGCCAAATA GCTCTCAGACGCTCTCCAGTGCTGAACAAGacaaggagctgctggag AGCCCGGCTGGGCCGGCtcctcctgaaaaaagaaagcccAAGCCCAAACGAGTGAGGATCTCCATGGCG gaCTCTACTGAAGTGGAAGATTGCATGACACCATCAGAG ATAGCAGAGTGGGAGGAGCAGCAGCTCGATGAACCGGTGGATTTCAAGAACTGCAAGATTGATCCTGCGCCCTTCCAGCTGGTGGAGCAGACATCTCTACATAAG acTCACACTATCTTCTCTCTGCTGGGTCTGGATCACGCCTATGTGACCAGCATGGGACGTCTGGTTGGAGTGGTCTCGCTCAAAGag TTGCGTAAGGCCATCGAGGGCTCAGTGACAGTGACTGGAGTGAAAGTGCGCCCTCCTCTGGCCAGTTTCCGTGACAGTGGGAACAGCACAAACGTATCCGAGGTAACTGAACTACACAAGCTGTGCATCCGTCACAGGGGGCTCTCGTTGCCACGGGAACCCAACCTTCCTGACGTGGAGGACCAGCCTGATCTCCCATACAAAGAGATCCCTATCAACTTCTCGGACCAAACCAATTTGCAGTTTGAAACCAGCCCCAGTGACATCACAAATCAGTCGTCGGAGTTGGTGCTCCAGGAAAGCCCCTCGTTCACCGAGGACCAATCAGAGTTTACTTTTGACTGCAGTCCCTCCCACACTGAGGAATCAGAGCTGGCCTGTGACTATGACCCCCCCACCCAAACTCCTGAGTCGGATGAAACAGAGCAAGAACAGGGCCGTCCATCTCTAAACAAGGACCAATCAGAACCTGCGGGAGAGGGTAGCCCCGCCAACATTGAGGATCAATCAGAATGA